Proteins encoded within one genomic window of Drosophila willistoni isolate 14030-0811.24 chromosome XL unlocalized genomic scaffold, UCI_dwil_1.1 Seg141, whole genome shotgun sequence:
- the LOC26530142 gene encoding type II inositol 1,4,5-trisphosphate 5-phosphatase yields the protein MLAMDTPSSIDQEIDTLSDGIGSSMPGSGTGTGNVPMAVKSTLDIVRQRFKEDEIVHYIFEAYQIQGQEYLDRLLALVSSESGGTYAIIAFSYLRTPLTTANELIINKVFALNESFQLRQGDGKGSITTMQFDLSTAEDRPIKYYYYPLKSQEYEEFVAKVISCKNSMYKCDPEAVLNFSWLNDYRQIGEVKQELKKREAEYIVYKDIIIYCATWNVNNKPCCDSNSPLRSWLACSEKSPDIYAIGIQELDTPTKAMLNSTQMQATVEQWTQKMVESLYPGVEYEVLRSVRLVGIMLIVIVRKQLRQHILRCQLNSVARGVLNTLGNKGGVAISLQLHEGNICFVNSHLAAHMGYVDERNKDYNAIVEGMRFDDRRTISDHDHIFWLGDLNYRIQEPPGQQRPGPLTDAQTYELLLQYDQLGQEMRKGRCFDGYTEGEIKFRPTYKYDPGTDNYDSSEKQRAPAYCDRVLWKGTRIEQLAYDSIMEIRQSDHKPVYAIFRAKIKKRDEIKYKKVQEEVLKAVDKRENDNQPQITVETVSIDFGRVRFNEPSMQDFNVYNNCPLPVDFRFKEKDMHDICEKYLQVDPRQDSLMIDSARSIRIKLLVDVRTVGNLLKKIRTSDNFDILILHVENGRDIFITVTGDYQPSCFGLSMETMCRTNRPLSEYTQEQIKHLMRDESPEYQVTMPREFFLLIDYLHRQGSNLEGCFNAHDSRYSLGGHFNAVRDWLDTWSNEEFPGNVQTAAQALMLLLELPEQSLLEPFVEDLLASSSKSKAMDYIALLSAPKRNVFMHLCMFLREGILCQYYDLQQVALIFGRILLRGSSSSSRMDYNSRCIQFMRFFIDSDISDSALGNGHASGSGNIQAKSSTSATFSSSQSR from the exons ATGTTAGCAATGGATACCCCATCATCCATCGATCAGGAGATCGATACCCTCAGTGATGGCATTGGCTCATCAATGCCTGGATCTGGAACTGGGACCGGTAACGTACCCATGGCAGTGAAATCTACATTGGACATCGTGAGGCAACGCTTCAAGGAGGACGAGATTGTTCACTAT ATATTTGAGGCCTATCAAATTCAGGGTCAGGAATATTTAGATCGTCTGCTGGCCTTGGTCTCCTCGGAATCGGGTGGCACATATGCCATTATTGCGTTCTCCTATTTACGCACCCCTCTAACTACTGCCAATGAATTGATTATTAACaaagtttttgctttaaaCGAGAGTTTCCAACTTCGTCAGG GAGATGGGAAGGGCTCGATTACGACAATGCAATTTGATCTATCTACCGCTGAAGATAGACCTatcaaatattattattaccCATTAAAATCGCAAGAGTACGAAGAGTTTGTGGCAAAAGTGATATCTTGTAAGAATTCTATGTATAAATGTGATCCAGAGGCGGTGCTTAACTTTAGTTGGCTCAatgactatcgtcaaattgGCGAAGTGAAACAGGAATTAAAGAAACGTGAGGCAGAGTACATTGTTTATAAGGACATTAT TATCTATTGTGCGACATGGAAtgtgaacaataaaccttgcTGTGATAGCAACAGTCCGCTACGCTCTTGGTTAGCATGCAGCGAAAAATCGCCCGACATTTACGCAATTGGCATACAAGAACTGGACACGCCTACCAAGGCCATGCTGAATTCCACTCAAATGCAGGCCACTGTCGAGCAGTGGAC TCAAAAGATGGTGGAAAGCTTATATCCCGGCGTGGAATATGAAGTACTACGTTCAGTTCGCCTGGTGGGTATCATGCTGATCGTTATTGTGCGTAAACAACTACGGCAGCATATTCTGCGTTGTCAACTCAATTCGGTGGCTCGTGGTGTTCTTAATACACTGGGCAACAAGGGTGGCGTGGCCATTAGTCTGCAGTTACACGAGGGCAACATTTGTTTTGTCAACTCACATTTGGCAGCCCACATGGGCTATGTAGATGAACGTAATAAGGACTATAATGCAATTGTTGAGGGCATGCGATTCGATGACCGGCGCACCATTAGTGATCATGA TCATATCTTTTGGCTGGGTGATCTGAATTATCGTATACAAGAGCCGCCCGGTCAACAGCGGCCAGGACCCTTGACAGATGCTCAAACGTACGAGCTTCTGCTACAGTACGATCAACTGGGTCAGGAGATGCGTAAAGGCAGATGTTTCGATGGCTATACAGAGGGAGAGATCAAATTCCGGCCCACCTATAAATACGACCCGGGTACGGATAACTATGACAGCAGTGAGAAGCAACGAGCTCCCGCATACTGTGATCGTGTGCTATGGAAGGGTACACGAATCGAGCAATTGGCGTATGATAGCATCATGGAGATCCGACAGAGCGATCACAAGCCGGTCTATGCCATATTTcgagcaaaaattaaaaagcgCGACGAGATCAAGTataaaaaggtacaggagGAGGTCCTCAAGGCCGTCGATAAAAGGGAGAATGATAACCAGCCGCAGATTACCGTGGAGACAGTGAGCATCGATTTTGGACGTGTACGTTTCAATGAGCCGAGCATGCAGGACTTTAATGTGTATAACAATTGTCCGCTGCCCGTTGACTTTCGCTTTAAAGAGAAGGACATGCATGATATATGCGAAAAGTATCTGCAAGTGGATCCACGTCAGGACAGTTTAATGATTGACTCCGCACGCAGTATACGAATAAAGCTACTCGTGGATGTTCGCACGGTGGGTAATTTGCTCAAGAAGATACGCACTAGCGATAACTTTGATATACTCATACTGCATGTGGAGAATGGTCGCGATATATTTATAACAGTGACGGGCGACTATCAGCCGAGCTGTTTTGGCCTATCCATGGAGACAATGTGTCGAACGAATCGTCCGCTCAGCGAGTACACTCAGGAACAAATCAAGCATTTG ATGAGGGACGAGTCCCCGGAGTATCAGGTTACCATGCCTAGAGAATTCTTTCTGCTTATTGATTATCTGCATAGGCAGGGCTCTAATCTCGAAGGTTGTTTCAATGCGCACGACTCACGTTATTCCCTGGGCGGTCATTTCAATGCAGTGCGGGACTGGCTGGACACCTGGTCGAACGAGGAATTCC CTGGCAATGTTCAGACTGCCGCCCAGGCCCTGATGCTACTGCTGGAGTTACCGGAACAGTCGTTACTCGAACCCTTCGTAGAGGATCTTCTGGCCAGCTCAAGCAAATCAAAGGCCATGGACTATATTGCTTTATTAAGTGCGCCAAAGCGCAATGTCTTTATGCATTTATGCATGTTTCTACGTGAGGGCATTTTATGCCAATATTATGATCTGCAGCAAGTTG CCCTCATATTTGGTCGGATATTACTCCGTGGCAGTAGCAGTAGTTCCCGAATGGATTATAATAGCCGCTGCATACAATTTATGCGATTCTTTATTGATAGCGATATCTCTGACTCGGCATTGGGAAATGGTCATGCTAGTGGAAGTGGCAACATACAGGCCAAATCGtcaacatcagcaacatttTCATCATCACAGTCCcgataa